The region CCCAGAACTTCACGATCAGCCAGAACACGATCATGGGCGTGACGCTCGCCTCGACGAGCACGTCGACCGGCATCCAGGTTTACGGCGTGGTGAACGGCGGATCGATCACGGGCAACGGGATCAGCGACGTCAAGAACACCAACACCGGCGGGTACGGCAGCAACGGAATCTACCTGACCGCGACGTCGACGGCCTCGAACCTGATCGTCGCCAACAACGTGATCACGGACATCGCGTCCTACGGCTACAGCGGCGCGACCTACGCCGACAACGGCTGGGGGATCGTGGTCCAGTCCGGCGGCGGCTATGAGCTCTACTACAACTCGGTGCGCATGACGACCAGTCAGACCTCGGCGACCGGCATCACGGCGGCCGTCAACATCTCGAGCAGCATCGCGACGGCGGGCTCGCTGGACATCCGGGACAACGTCTTCGCCAACGACGAGACGGTCGGTACCCGCTACGCGATCTACTGCGCGGCGGCGAGCACCGTCTTCACCGACATCAACTACAACGACTACTGGCCGGGAGCCGGCGGGACGCTGGGTTATCTCGGCAGCGCTCGGGCGACGCTCGCGGCATGGCAGACGGCGACCGGTAAGGACCTGAACTCGCTCGACGCCGACGCGCTCTTCACCTCGACGACCGACCTGCACTTGACGTCAGGATCGCCGGTCATCGCGATGGCCACGCCGATCGCGGCGGTCACGGTCGACGCCGAGGGGAAGGCGCGCAACGCGACGACGCCGACGATGGGGGCGTATGAGTTCGGCTGCACCGGGGACGAGGACTGCAAGGACGAAAACGTCTGCACGGACGACGTCTGCCTTTCTGGGCTCTGCGTGCACACGAACAACACCGCGCCGTGCGACGACGGCAACCTCTGCACGAGCAACGACACGTGCGCGAGCGGCGTTTGCGTCGGCGGCACGCCGACGACCTGCAACGACAACGACCCCTGCACGACCGACTCCTGCGTGCCGGCCACCGGCCAGTGCCAGTACGTGGCGGTCGTCTGCGACGACGCCAACGCTTGCACGGACGACGCCTGCCAGGCGGGCGTCGGGTGCGTCTACACGCCGAACGATTCCAACCCGTGCAGCGACAACAGCCTCTGCACGGATGGCGACCACTGCACCGCCGGAACGTGCGTCGGCACTCCCAAGGACTGCAACGACGCCAACGCCTGCACGAACGACGGCTGCACTCCGGCGACCGGCGTCTGCACCCACGTTTACGCCGCGAACCCCTGCGACGACGGGAACGCCTGCACCACCGGCGACGTCTGCGGTCCGCAGCCCGGAACGGGTCTGACCGAGAACTTCGACGGCGTGACGGCGCCGGCCCTCCCGTCGGGGTGGACCACGACCGGACCCACCGGCGACGTGTTCACCACCGTGACCACCTTCAGCGACACCGCGCCGAACGCGGCGTGGGCCGCCGACAGCGCCGTCGTCTCCGACAAGGCGCTGGTCTCTCCCACGTTCAGCGTGGCCTCGGCGACGGCCCAGGTCACCTTCAAGCACCGGTACGACCTCGAGTCGGGCACCAGCACTTACTTCGACGGGGCGGTGCTCGAGATCTCCATCGCCGCCGGCGCGTTCCAGGACATCCTGGCCGCGGGCGGCAGCTTCGTGACCGGCGGGTACGTCGGCACGATCTCCAGCAGTTACGGGAGCCCGCTGGCGGGCCGGTCGGCCTGGAGCGGCGCGAGCAGCGGATTCGTGACGGTCACGGTCAATCTCCCGGCGGCGGCCGCCGGTCAGTCGGTCCAGCTCCAGTGGCGCGTGGCGACCGACGAGAGCTTCGGGTACACCGGCTACTGGGTCGACTCGATCGCGGTCTCCGATCCGGTCTACGTCTGCCAGGGCGGTCCGGCGCTCAACTGCGACGACGGCAGCGTCTGCACGGTCGACTCCTGCAACCCGGTGAGCGGCTGCGTCAACGCGCCGGGGAACGTCGGCTCGATCTGCCGCGGCTCCGCCGGCGACTGCGACCTGCCCGAGGTCTGCGACGGCGTCAACGCGGCGTGTCCTCCTGACGCCCTCGCCCCGCCGAGCGTCGAGTGCCGCGTTCCGGCGGGTGTCTGCGACGCTCCCGAGTTCTGCACCGGAGCGAGCGCGGCCTGTCCCGCCGACCTCAAGAGCGTCGGGGTCTGCCGGATCGCGACGGGCCTCTGCGACGTCCCGGAATCCTGCGACGGCGTCGGGAACGACTGCCCGGCCGACCTCTTCGCGGGACCCGCGACCGAATGCCGCGGAGCGGCGGGCGTCTGCGACGTCGCCGAGTACTGCACCGGCGCCGGACCGGCCTGTCCCGCCGACTTGAAGAGCACGGCGACGTGCCGGGCGGCGGCGGGCGTTTGCGACGTCGCGGAGGATTGCGACGGCGTGAGCAACGACTGCCCCACGGACCTCTTCGCCCCGTCGAGCCTCGAGTGCCGGCCCTCCACCGCGCCGTGCGACCCGGCGGAGAGCTGCACCGGGTCGGCCGCCGACTGCCCGGCCGACCTCGCGAATCAGAGCAACCCGGTGGGCAGCAGCGTGGCGCTGAGCCACAACAAGTCCACCGGCACCACCACGGTCGCCTGGACCGAAGCCGAGGCCGGGCCGTTCAACGTGTACCGGGGCGTAAGAGCGGCTGGAAGCCCCTTTGGCTACAACCACACCTGCTTCGACCTGGGCGTCCCGGGGCCGAGCGTCACCGACACGGACACCCCGGCGGTCGGCCAGGTGTTCTACTACCTCATCTCTCGCAAGGACCCCGCCTGCAGCGAGTCGAGCCTCGGGCAGCGGAGCAACGGAACCGAGCGGCCGAACGCCAGCCCGTGCGGCGGCAAGACGATCGCCGACGTGGATCGGGACGGCATCCCGGACGTTCTGGACAACTGCCCGAAGGCCGCGAACGCCGATCAGCTCGATGCCGACGGCGACGGCCACGGCGACGCGTGCGACAACTGCCCGGCGGTGTTCAACCCCGACCAGAGCGACAACGACGGCGACGGGATCGGGGACGTCTGCGATCCCGACACGGACAACGACGGCGTACCCAACGACCTGGACAACTGCCCGGCGGTCTACAACCCCGACCAGAGCGACGCCGACGGCAACGGCGTCGGGGACGCCTGCGAGCCGCCCGTCGAGGGCGCGAGGTAGGCGGGACGCGTCGGATCACGAAGCGCAAGGAAGCCGGAGGGGGCCGTGAGGCCCCCTCCGGCTTTTTCACGTGCGCCGGACGCTCGGGCGGCTGAGGCTCTTCCCCATGCAGACGCTGAGCGGGGAGGCGAGGTACTCTCCGAACCTCGGAATCTGCGCGAAGCCGGCGCTCGCGTAGAGCGCCAGGACCTCCGGCTGCCGCCCACCCGTCTCGAGCACGAGCCGCGCGACGCCGAGCCGCCGCGCCTCCGCCTCGATCTCGCCGAGGATCGCCCGTCCCACCCCGCGGCCGCGATGGGCGGGCACCACGTACATCCTCTTGACCTCGGCGGTCTCTTCGTCGAGGCACCGGACCGCTCCGCAGCCGACCGGCTCGTCGCCGAGGTAGGCCAGGAAGAAGGCGCCCCTTCCCGGCTCGACCTCCTCGACGTCCAGCCGGAAGTGGTTCGCTCCGGCTTCGGGATAGATCGGCGCCAGCTCGTCGTTCAGCGCCGCGATCAGCCGGCGGGCGACGGGGGACCCGAGATCCCCGCGACGGATCGCGGCGCGTCCTTCCGGTCCCTTCTCCATGCGCGCACCCTCGACCCTGGCTATCTTCGCACGAAGGTGAATTCTCCCGACGCGTCCCTCTGCTTGAGCGCCTGGACCTGCCCTCCCTCGACGACGAACTCGAAGACGACATCGGAGAAGTCCTTGATGCGGAACGTCAAGCCCTTGTACGGGATCAGCTCGGCGTCCGGCTGGCCGGGGAACACCAGGAACAGGCTCCCGTTGTCCCTCTCGGCCACCTGGAACTTGAATCCCGTGGGGGTCTCGTAGGTTCCCGCCAGCTTCTCGAGGAGCTTGGGATCGAGAGTCTCGGGCCTCCGCGTGAACGCCACCTCGCCCTCGTCGAGGGACATCACGGCCCTGTCCACGTCCCCCTGCGGGTTGGTCCCGAAGTTCACCGACCACTTGCCGTAGCGCTCGTCGTCCGGCGTGTCGAACCGGTCGTAGTGGAAGTGGGTCATCGGGAACTTCATCTTGTGGAAGTCGAACTGGAGCTGGCCGTCCGCGAGCCCGATCCTGAGCGAGCCGTAGGCGGGATGCTCGTAGGTGGCCGCGTAGGCCGAGAGGGGATGGGAGGGCTCCGTGCCGGCGACCCGGTCGGCGCCCGCCTTCGATCGCGCTTCCGTTCCCGCCTTCTTGCCCTTCAGCCTGGACTCGAGAAGCCGCTCGCTCCAGGGCGTCGGGTCCATGCCCAGGAGGCGCTCGTAGACGTGGTAGCTGATCGTGTTGTAGAGGCTGGCGCAGTGATCCCCGATGACGAAGACGATGACCCCGACGTGCTCCAGGGGCATGTACGAGACCTGGGAGTGGAAGCCGTCGAGGTCGCCCCCGTGGAAGGCGAGGAGGTGCCCGCGGTACGACCCGGTCCAGCGGCCCATGCCGTACGCCTCGTTCAGGAGCTCCCAGTATCCGCGCGTCTCGCCGAGGGTGTTGGGCATCGCGACGGCCGGCTCGAGCGTGGCCTTGAGGACATCGGACGGCAGGACCTGCTTGCCGCCGTACTTCCCGTCGTTCATCAGGGCGATGAGCCAGTGCGACATGTCGTCGATGCTGGAGATGATCGCGCCGCAGGGCGCCATCCCCGCGGTGTCCTCGTAGTAGGGGATGTGGTAGATCTCGAAGGAGTCGCGCTTCTCCGTGTATCCCACGCCGAAGGCGGGCCGTTTGACCATGTCCGACACCGAATAGAGGGTGCTGGCCATGCCGAGCGGCTCGAGGATGCGCTCGCGGACGAACGCCTCCCAGGTCTTCCCGGACTGCAGCTCGATCAGGTACCCCGCGGCGGTGTACATCATGTTGTTGTACAGGAAGATCGTCCTGAGCGGCTCCTTGGGCTCCATGTACTTGAGCTTGCCGAAGAGCTCCTTCCGCGAGTCGTCCGCCTGGTACCAGATCATGTCGTGACGGGTCACGCCGGTCCGGTGGGAGAGCATGTCGCGAAGCGTGACGCTCGAGTTCAGCAGGTCGTCGTGGAACCGGATGGCGGGGACGGACTCGCGGACCGGCTTGTCCCAGGTCAGCTTCCCCTCGTCCACCAGGAGGCCGGCGGCGACCGCGGTGAAGAGCTTCGTGTTCGACGCGATCTGGAAGAGCGTCGCCGGCGTGAACGGCAGCTTCTTCTCGTAGTCGCGGTAGCCGTACCCCTTCGCGAACACGAGCTTGTCCCCGACCACGATGCCGACGCCGATGCCCGGCGCGTTCCAGTCCTTGAGGACCTTCTCCATGTACGCGTCGAAGCCGGCGAGCTTCGCCGCGACGTCCTTGTCCTGCGCCACCGTGCCCGGTCCCCAGGCGAGCGCCGCGATGCCGACGGCCAAGATCCACACGAGCGCCCGCTGCCGGTTCAGCCTCCATCCCGACATGACCCGCATGACGGTCCCTCCCATCTTGTGATTCTCCCTGCCGCCCCCGGTCTCGTGGTCACGGAACGTCCTCCGGGACCCCCGGCGTCGGCCAGTGGAGACGGTGTGCCATACCCTCCGCGGGGAACGCCGCGTCGATCTCGTCGGGCGCCTCACCGGACGTCCTCCGCGCGGGCTCGCGCCTGCCGGCGCCAGCGCCGCCAGGCCACGAGCGCACCGATGCCCGCGAGTGAGGCCACGATCCCGGCGAGCCCCGCCTCCGGTCCGAACGCTCCACCGGTCAGGAACGACGGGCCCCCCTGCCGGATACCGATCAGGCTCGCCCCTTCCTTGTCGCCGCTGACGGGGAACCCGAAGACGGCCCCCTGGACGAAGTTCCAGGCCATGTGGACCCCGATGGCGGTCGAGAGCCGGCCCGTCACCAGGACCGCCGCGGCCAGGAAGACCCCGATGACGAAGATCCCTACGGCGCTCAGGATACTCGCGTTGTCGTTGAAGGCGTGCAGCGAGGCGAAGATGGCGGACGAGGCCACGATGCCCCAGGGGAGCGTGAGGCCCTCGGCGCCAGGCCCAGAGAGACGCCGGCGGCGTTCGGAACCATCGTGCCGGTGATCGTCACCCAACCGACCGCGTACTCGAGCGCGAAGACCAGCGCCATGACCGACGCGCCGAGCAGGAAACCGGCGCCCAGGCCGAGCCACCAAGCGCGATCGAGGCGCACGCCGAAGTCCGAGAAGGGGCGATGGTCCAGCCACCTGCCGGCCAGCCCGACGCTGGCGACAACGGCGGCGGCGAGGAGCGGCCCGACGAGCATGTTGATGATCCGGTCGTATCCGGCGTGCGTTGACCCCGGCAAGAACCATCCCCGCCGGTGCAGCGCGGTGAGGGGCTCCGCGACGGCCAGGATGGGGACGAGCGCGAGGCCCGTCATGAGGCCGGCCTGCGCGAGCAGGCGCCAGAAGGCCCGCAGCCTCCGCTCGGTCGCGTTCCAGAAGAACGTCACTCCTGGAAATACGGCCGCCGCCCCCCCTGGGTTCCCTTCCGCGGCGCCGCCCGCCTCGAATCAGCCGCGGGACGGAGCACCGTCCCCCGCGGCCTCGGCCCCCGTGACGACGTAAGCGTACAGCATCTGGTCGATCACGCGGCCGTCCTTGATCGCGCTCCGACGCATGCGGCCTTCGCACACGTACCCGGCCTTCTCGAGCACGCGGAACGAAGCGGGGTTCCACTCGTACGGCACGGCGTACACGCGGGTCAAGTCGTGGGTCCCGACGGCGTGGGCCGTGACCGTCCTGAGGGCTTCGGTCATGATGCCGCGCCCCCAGAAGGGCTCCCCCAGCCAGTAGCCGATCTCCGCGGAGACCCGCTCGACGTCCTCGTGAAGCGTGAAGCCGATGCCGCCCACCGCCGCCTCGTCGACGGCGACGGCGAAGCTCGTCTCCGGGACGGCGGCGAGAGCCGCCTCGATGAACGCGCGGGCGTGGGCGAGGGTGTAGGGGTGGGGGAACCGGTCCCGGAGGTTGATCCACACCTTACGGTTGTCGGCGTGGATGGCCAGCGACGCGGCGTCGTCCTCACGGTAGGACCTCACCTTGCACTTCGCGAGCCGCATCTCGATCATCGGGATCGATTCTCCTGAGGGACGGCGCAGGGTCGAGCGGCGAGCACCTCCCTCGCATTCTCTCGCAAGAACGTGCGGACGGATAGCGGCCGGCGCTGGGTACTTGGAGCGCCTCGTCAGGCGGCGTCGGGGTCGGACAGCCGCGAGATCCGCGTCGTCGCGCTGACCGCCCTGAGCCGGCCGAACGCGAGGATCGCGATGCCCGAGGCGACGATCGCGCCGGCGATGCTCAGCGCGACCGCTGGCGCGGTGCGCGGCCCGGACAGGTGAATCAACGACGACCGCAGGCCGAACGCGACGACGTCGCCGAGAAAGTGGAGCGCCAGTGCCGGAAGAATCGACTGCGTGAGGTACGAGAGAAGACCGTAGACGACGCCGGCCGCGGCGTAGATGGGCGCCGCGCGAACCAGAGCGGGGATGCCGTGGGTCGCGTGGATCAGGACGAACGCGACCGTGCTCGCGGCGATCGCCGCCGTGGGACCGAAGCGCCGCTCCAGCGGCGCCTGCATGAAGCCGCGAAGGCCTCCCTCTTCGCCGATCGCCGTGGCGGCCGAGCTGACGACGACGAACATGAAGAGGACCGCGGCCGGCAGGGTGGCTTCGCGGCCGGGCGGGGTTTCGCCTCCCAAGCCGCCGAATGCGGCGAACAGAAGCCACAGGCAGGCGATCGCGGAAACGCCGGCGAGCAAGGACCAGAACGATTCCGCTCCGGTGAGCCAACGCGCTCTAAAGCGGCTCCGTCGGACGCCGGCCGTCGTCGCCGGCCGACCCCGACCGCTCAAGTAGGCGACGGCGAGCCCGAGGTAGATCAGGCCGATCGGGATCGCCCACGGGACCCGGGGCGAGAGATGGAGATTCGCCCCCGCGACGACGGACCACGGCATCGTGACGAAGGCCAGGACGAGCAGTCCGATCAGCAGATGGCGGACGGTGGCCCAGACGTCAATCAGCGTCGGCATGTCGATCCGCGGAAAAGACGGCATTCAGCTCGGCGAAGGGGGCCGCTCCGTCGAACCCCTCGAAGCTGCCCCTCTCGGCGATCGCCCTTGCCGCCCGAATGAAGCCGCCCCAGGCCGTTCGCGCGAGCGCCGAACCCACGCTGATCCGCCGCACGCCGAGGTCGGCGAGGTCCGCGACCGTGAATCCGATGTTGGCCGTGACGATGGCGTTGACCGGCTTCGGCGCCACGGCGCGCACGATGGCGCGGAGCTCCTCCCGTGTCCGCGGTCCCGGCGCGAAGAGGACGTCGGCCCCCGCCTCGGCGTACGCCGTCAGCCTGCGCAGCGCATCCTCGAGCGGCTCGGGACGGCCCGTAAGGTAGCTTTCGGCCCGAGCCGTGAGCAGCACCGGGGCCCCCTTGGCGGCGATCGCGTCACGCGCCGCCCGGATCCGTCGCACGGCGAAGGACAGCTCGTAGAGCTGACCGGGGTCCCCGGTGGCGTCCTCGATCGACAGCCCGGCGACACCGGTGTCGACGCACAGCGCGACGTTCGCCGCGACCCCCTCGGGGTCGTGCGCGTACCCGGACTGGAAATCGGCGTTGACGGGCAGATCGGTCGCGGCGACGATCTCCGCGACGTGGGCGAGGACGACGTCCCGCGGCGATCCCCACACGGTGTCGGCTTGCCCGCGCGTGAACTGGAAGCCGGCGCTCGTCGTCGCCAGCGCGCGAAAACCGAGGTGGCGGAGGAAGCGCGCGCTTCCGACGTCCCAGGGATTGGGAATGACGAAGCAGCCGGACTCATGGAGTTTGGCAAACGACGCTCGCCGATCCCCGATGCTGTCCATCAGCCGATCCCTCCACAGCTCCGGCGCATGGCCGGGCCGCTCACGCGCCCGCGAAGAGGTCCGTGCTCAGGTACCTGACCCCGGAATCGACGATCAGCGTGGCGACCGTGGCCTCAGGACCCAGCTCGCGGGCCAGCCGGACGGCCGCGACCACGTTCGCGCCGGATGACGGACCCGCGAAGATGCCTTCCTCGCGCGCCAGGCGCCGGGCCATGGCTCGGGCGTCGCCCGAGGTGACGGTGTCGATGGCGTTCACGAGCTCGGGCTGCCAGAGCGGGGGAATGAACCCGATCCCGATCCCTTCGATCTGATGCGACCCGGAAACGCCTCCCGACAACACGGCGGATTCCGCCGGCTCGACGGCCACGATGCGGATGCGCGGCTCGTGCGACCAGAGGGCTCGCGTCACGCCGTGGATCGAGTGCGCCGTGCCGACCGAGTGCACGAACGCGTCGAGGCGTCCGTCCGTTTGTCGCCAGAGCTCCTCGCCGAGGGGGAGGTAGCCGGAGACGGCATCATGGTTGTCGAGCTGATCGCAGTGCCAGTGCCCGGGACGCCGCCCGAGGTCGGCCGCGGTACGGATCATCTCTTTGATCAACGCTCCCGTGATCCGTCGGTCATCGCTCGGCACCTCCGTGACGCGAGCGCCGAACGCCTGCATCATGAGGCGTTTCTCGCGGCTGAAGGCGTCGGAATAGACGATCTCGAGCCGGTACCCCTTCGCCGCGCAGACCAGCGCGAGGGAGATCCCGGTGGTGCCCGAGGTGTATTCGACGACCGTGCCTCCCGGGGACAGATGGCCTCGCGCTTCCGCCCGCTCGATCGCGGCCCGGGCCATTCGATCCTTCATGCTCCCGGTCGGATTGGTCCATTCGAGCTTCGC is a window of Terriglobia bacterium DNA encoding:
- a CDS encoding CPBP family intramembrane metalloprotease; the encoded protein is MASSAIFASLHAFNDNASILSAVGIFVIGVFLAAAVLVTGRLSTAIGVHMAWNFVQGAVFGFPVSGDKEGASLIGIRQGGPSFLTGGAFGPEAGLAGIVASLAGIGALVAWRRWRRQARARAEDVR
- a CDS encoding GNAT family N-acetyltransferase encodes the protein MRLAKCKVRSYREDDAASLAIHADNRKVWINLRDRFPHPYTLAHARAFIEAALAAVPETSFAVAVDEAAVGGIGFTLHEDVERVSAEIGYWLGEPFWGRGIMTEALRTVTAHAVGTHDLTRVYAVPYEWNPASFRVLEKAGYVCEGRMRRSAIKDGRVIDQMLYAYVVTGAEAAGDGAPSRG
- a CDS encoding CPBP family intramembrane metalloprotease; this translates as MPTLIDVWATVRHLLIGLLVLAFVTMPWSVVAGANLHLSPRVPWAIPIGLIYLGLAVAYLSGRGRPATTAGVRRSRFRARWLTGAESFWSLLAGVSAIACLWLLFAAFGGLGGETPPGREATLPAAVLFMFVVVSSAATAIGEEGGLRGFMQAPLERRFGPTAAIAASTVAFVLIHATHGIPALVRAAPIYAAAGVVYGLLSYLTQSILPALALHFLGDVVAFGLRSSLIHLSGPRTAPAVALSIAGAIVASGIAILAFGRLRAVSATTRISRLSDPDAA
- a CDS encoding GNAT family N-acetyltransferase, whose product is MEKGPEGRAAIRRGDLGSPVARRLIAALNDELAPIYPEAGANHFRLDVEEVEPGRGAFFLAYLGDEPVGCGAVRCLDEETAEVKRMYVVPAHRGRGVGRAILGEIEAEARRLGVARLVLETGGRQPEVLALYASAGFAQIPRFGEYLASPLSVCMGKSLSRPSVRRT
- a CDS encoding serine hydrolase, with amino-acid sequence MSGWRLNRQRALVWILAVGIAALAWGPGTVAQDKDVAAKLAGFDAYMEKVLKDWNAPGIGVGIVVGDKLVFAKGYGYRDYEKKLPFTPATLFQIASNTKLFTAVAAGLLVDEGKLTWDKPVRESVPAIRFHDDLLNSSVTLRDMLSHRTGVTRHDMIWYQADDSRKELFGKLKYMEPKEPLRTIFLYNNMMYTAAGYLIELQSGKTWEAFVRERILEPLGMASTLYSVSDMVKRPAFGVGYTEKRDSFEIYHIPYYEDTAGMAPCGAIISSIDDMSHWLIALMNDGKYGGKQVLPSDVLKATLEPAVAMPNTLGETRGYWELLNEAYGMGRWTGSYRGHLLAFHGGDLDGFHSQVSYMPLEHVGVIVFVIGDHCASLYNTISYHVYERLLGMDPTPWSERLLESRLKGKKAGTEARSKAGADRVAGTEPSHPLSAYAATYEHPAYGSLRIGLADGQLQFDFHKMKFPMTHFHYDRFDTPDDERYGKWSVNFGTNPQGDVDRAVMSLDEGEVAFTRRPETLDPKLLEKLAGTYETPTGFKFQVAERDNGSLFLVFPGQPDAELIPYKGLTFRIKDFSDVVFEFVVEGGQVQALKQRDASGEFTFVRR
- a CDS encoding isocitrate lyase/phosphoenolpyruvate mutase family protein, producing MDSIGDRRASFAKLHESGCFVIPNPWDVGSARFLRHLGFRALATTSAGFQFTRGQADTVWGSPRDVVLAHVAEIVAATDLPVNADFQSGYAHDPEGVAANVALCVDTGVAGLSIEDATGDPGQLYELSFAVRRIRAARDAIAAKGAPVLLTARAESYLTGRPEPLEDALRRLTAYAEAGADVLFAPGPRTREELRAIVRAVAPKPVNAIVTANIGFTVADLADLGVRRISVGSALARTAWGGFIRAARAIAERGSFEGFDGAAPFAELNAVFSADRHADAD
- a CDS encoding thrombospondin type 3 repeat-containing protein codes for the protein MKSTATCRAAAGVCDVAEDCDGVSNDCPTDLFAPSSLECRPSTAPCDPAESCTGSAADCPADLANQSNPVGSSVALSHNKSTGTTTVAWTEAEAGPFNVYRGVRAAGSPFGYNHTCFDLGVPGPSVTDTDTPAVGQVFYYLISRKDPACSESSLGQRSNGTERPNASPCGGKTIADVDRDGIPDVLDNCPKAANADQLDADGDGHGDACDNCPAVFNPDQSDNDGDGIGDVCDPDTDNDGVPNDLDNCPAVYNPDQSDADGNGVGDACEPPVEGAR
- a CDS encoding cysteine synthase family protein, whose protein sequence is MGTDVLAAIGNTPLIELKRVVPRGAARVVAKLEWTNPTGSMKDRMARAAIERAEARGHLSPGGTVVEYTSGTTGISLALVCAAKGYRLEIVYSDAFSREKRLMMQAFGARVTEVPSDDRRITGALIKEMIRTAADLGRRPGHWHCDQLDNHDAVSGYLPLGEELWRQTDGRLDAFVHSVGTAHSIHGVTRALWSHEPRIRIVAVEPAESAVLSGGVSGSHQIEGIGIGFIPPLWQPELVNAIDTVTSGDARAMARRLAREEGIFAGPSSGANVVAAVRLARELGPEATVATLIVDSGVRYLSTDLFAGA